TGGCATCCGCCATCGCCGCGAAGCATATCGCTGAGCACCGCCCTCTGGCCGCCGCGTCTACTCGGACGCGCGCAAATGCCGCGCGCAGGTAACGCGGGACGTTGGGCCGCACACGGGGCATGGAGACCATCGTTGCGGAGATCGAGTGTGCATTAGCAACGCTGCAACTCCCGCCTGGAGCAATGGAGCAGCTGTCCCTGGGCCAAAGCGAAGCCGTGTGCCGGCGACTTCTTAGTTCCAGGATCTGCAGCGCGCCGGCGCCTTCACTTCTGCGGAAACAAATCCGCATTCTTTCTCCACCGCCTTGGCACATATCCCTGTGCAATAAGCGAATACGCCGCCGGAACGACCACGAGAGTTAGCAGGGTTGAGGTGATCATCCCTCCGATCACCGCGATGGATAACGTCTGGTTCGTTTCCGCTCCCGCGCCGATTCCTAGCGCCGCGGGCAGAAGCGCCAAGATGATCGTGAACGAAGTCATCAGCACCGGGCGCATGCGAATGGGGCAGGCATCGCGCAATGCATCATCCACCCCCATGCCCTCCGCCCGCTGTTGGTTGGTGAGATCCACCAGCAAGATGGAATTCTTCGCCACCAATCCGATGAGCAAGATGAGGCCGATCATGGAGTAGATGTTCAAGGTTTGCCCAGTGAGCCAAAGGGCCATCACGCCGCCGACGATGGCCAAGGGCTGGGCGAGCATGATGATGACGGGCTGAAGGAAGGAATTGAACTGGCTCGCGAGCACCATGTAGAGCAACACCAAGGCAAGCCCGAAGGCGAAGCCCATGTACTTGAGGGTCTTTTGAAATTCTTCCGCTTGCCCGATGAGTTGGATTTTGTAGCCCGGCGGGAGAATCTCGGCGGCCAGTGCACGCACTGTCTTCACCGCTTCGCCCAGGTCGGCGGTGGGATTGTTGAAGAAATTGGCGGCGTATTGCAGGTCGAGTCTTGCCACCACGGCAGGGCCGACGGCCTCCTTCCACTGCGCGACGGAATCCAAGCGCACCAGGGTGCCGTCCTTGCTGCGCAAATAAATCTTGCGCAAATCCGCCGGCTGGGTGAATTGCGCCTCGGCCGCCTTCAAGCGAACGAAGTAGCGCTGGCCATCCCCCGGCTCGTCGCTGTAGCTGGCGATGTCGGTGCCTCCGGTGAGCATGTTGACGGCGAAAGCCAGCTCTTCCGTGGAAATGCCTAGGGCGTTGGCACGTGTGCGATCGGGAAGAAGCACGATTTGCGGCAAGCTCAACTGCAGGTCGGTGTCGGTGCGCCCGATGCCCGGTTCGTTTTGCAGGCGTTGCTGCAAAGTGGTGGCGTACTTTCCCAATTCTTCCAACACCGGCCCCACCAAGGCGAACTGCAAGCGCTCTCCGCGCCCGCCGCCCACGAAGGATTGTGGCGCGGCGAAAGCGCGCACGCCTGGCAATTGCCCCAAAGCTTTCTGCACGTCCCCCATCACTTCCTTTTGCGAGCGCTCACGCTGCGTCTTGGGCAGCATGCGGGCGACCACGTAGCCCTGGTTGACCTGGCCCGCGGAACCCAATCCTATGAGCGAGAACTCCGTGTGCACTTCCTTGAACCGATCGAGAATGGCTTCTATTTCTCGGATCTTGCCCTCGGTGTATTGAATGCTCGACCCCAGTGGGGTGCGCAAGGTCACGTTGAAGCGCGACTCGTCTGTGTCCGGGGCCAGGGTTTTACCCACCTTGGCGAAGAAATAAAAACTCGACGCAAAGGCGGCCACCGCAATCAATAACACCAGCCCCCGGTGGCGCAAGGCCAAGTCGAGCAAGCGGCGGTAAGTACGATCTAGCCTTTCGAATCCCCGATGCAGCTTGCGGTACACGAAACCCTCGTTTTCCGCGACTTTCAAGTAGCGCGAGCACAACATGGGCGTGAGCGTGAGCGAGACAAACCAGGAGACCAGCACGCCGGCCACCACTACCACGCCAAAGGAATTGAGGAAACGCCCCACGATGCCAGACATGAAGATCACCGGCGTGAAGATGCACACGAGCGATAGCGTGGTGGCCAGAATGGCGAACACCACCTCGCGAGCGCCGTTGGTGGCCGCGGAAATGGGATCCGCATCCAGCGTTTCGCGGTGCCGGTAGATGTTCTCCAGCACCACGATGGCATCGTCCACCACCACACCGATCAACAGCAGCAGGCCTAGCATGGTGATGGAGTTGAAGGTGAACCCGGCGAAGTACATGACGGCGATGGCGCCGAACAAGCTCACAGGAATGGCCGTGGCGATGATGAGGGTGGAGCGAACGCTGCGCAAGAACAGCCACACCACCAAGGATGCCAGCAGCGTCCCCTCGATCAAATGTTCCTTGAGCGTGGCCACCAGTTGCAATATGAATATGGCGTCGTTCGAAACGACGGAAAGTGTGAAGCCGGGAGGAAGCGCGGGAATGATTTCATTCTCGACTCTTGCTAGAACGTTCTCGGCGATCTCCACGGTGTTGGTGTTGGAAACCTTCGCCACGCCGATACCGATGGTGCCTTTGCCGCTGTAGCGCGCGAGCTGCCGGTTGTCGCTCAAGCCATCTTCCACCTCGGCGATGTCGGAGAGCCGTACCGGCAGGCTCTCGCGCTGGGCCACGATCAATCCGCGCATCTCGTCCAGGTTGTGATATTCGAGATCGAGTTTCACCAAGCTTTCGGTGGTGCTGCCCACGATGAAGCCGCCGGGCAATTGCACATGCTCTTGCGCGAAGGCCCGCCTTAAGTCCGATGCCGTGACATTGAGTGCGGCCATGCGCGCGGGATCGAGATTCACGCGAATGGTGCGGTCGCGCCGCCCGCCCAGGCGCACTTCGCCGACACCGTCGATGGTTTCCAGCCTTTTCTTGATGACGTTAAGGGCGTATTGATTGAGTTGCTGCTGCGTTCGGTCACCTTGCAGGGCCAGCCAGAGGATGGGCTGGGTGTTGGTTTCCGCCTTGGAGACGACGGGAGGGTCGGTATCCTCGGGCAGCCTGCGCAGCACTTGGTTGACCTTGGCCTGGACCTCGTTAAAGGCCACGTCGATGCGCTTGCTCAGATCGAAAGTGATGTTGATGGTGGAAACGCCGGGCGAAGAAGTGGACTGCACGTGCTCGATGCCAGGCACGCTGTTGATCGCGCTCTCGATGATGTTGGTGACGCTGGCATCCACCACGGCGGGGTTCGCGCCCTTGAGCGTTGTGGTCACGGACACGTTGGGTAACTCGACGTACGGGAGCCGGTCCATGCCGATGCGCTGGTAGGCGATCACGCCGAAGAGCACCAGCACCGCGTTCACCATGATGGCGAGCACGTGCCGCTTGATGGAAAGTTCTGGCAGGGTCACTTAGGACTTCTTTTCTTGCACGCTGACCGGTGCCTGGTCGGTCAAGAAACCCGCGCCATCGAGCACCACGCTCTCGCCCGCCTTTAGCCCGGAGAGGATCTCGACCCAGCCTTCTTGCTTGACGCCTGCGCTCACCACTCGCTGCCGAGCGGCGTTTCCCTCCACCACATAGACCACCTTGCCCGCGGGCCGCAATACCACGCTTTGCTCCGGCACCACGATGGCGCCAGGCCGAACCTCCACCGATACGCGGGCATTTACCGTGGAGCCCGGATGCCATCCCACTTGTTCCTTCAAGCGCACGATGGCGCTCACCGCTCTGTTGGTGGCGCCCACGCCCGCCTTGATTTCGGCGATCTCGGCATCCAGCGCGCCGGAGGCGGGCGCTTGCAACTTTACTTTCTGCCCCACCTTGAGCAGCGGCAGCAAGCTCTCGGGAAACGGAAGGTACACATTCAAGATGCGGGTGGACACCATCTCGAACATGGGATCGCCGATCTTGACGTAATCGCCTTGCGCAATCAGAGGACGCTCGATCTTGCCATCGAAGGGAGCGGTGAGCCGCGTCTTGCCGATGTTGCCATTGGCGATGGCCAATTGCGCTTTGGCCACCGCCAGTTGCTGCGCCAGGGCGCCCTGTTGCGCAACGGCGTCGTCCACGGCGGACTGCGATAGGAATCCCTTTTGCCGCAGCGCTTTGTTGCGCTCGACGATGGCGCCTTGATTCTTGAGCAACACCTCCACGCGATTGAGTTCGGCCGCGACGGCCTGCCCCGTCAGGCGCAGATCCACCGGGTCGATCACGGCGAGTAATTGGCCCTGCTTCACCGCCGCGCCCGCACGCCCCAGAACTTGGCTGACCTTGCCCGCGACTTCCGCCGTGATCTTCGGATCGATGGTGCTCTCCACGGTGCCCACGGTGGATTCCCACACCTCAAGGTCGGTTTGTTTCGCCTGCGTCACCGTGACCAGCGTGGCGGTGGTGCCTTTGGGCTTGGGCGCACCGTCGGAGCGGTTACCGCAGGCCGCGAGCGCGGCACAAGCGAGTACGAGCAGGAAGTAACGAGGTGGTCGGAGCACTTAGCGTGGGAGAAATGATCCTTGCCGCCCTTCGATGCGGAACAATGACCGTTGGTTCAACGGCTGGGGAGACCGATTCTAACGCCCCAGGGGTGAGAGTACCCCGCCTAGCCCGCGTAACCAACGATTCGGTAAGCCGTCGCGCCGCGAAACAGCGCCTGGGGATCCGCGGAAGTCCAGCCACTAAAGGGGAAAAGTCCGCCGTAAAGATATCAGTACGACGGCGATAAGCGTTGCGAGGGCGTACCGCTGCGGCGGCATCGAAAGGCTTAGGGCACCATGTCAGCGGATGTGCTCATGCGCGTACAAATCCGCCACAGGCTCACGCGCGCGGATCAGCCTTGCTCCGGTTCCGTCCACCATCACCTCCGCCGCGCGCGGGCGCGAGTTGTAGTTGCTGCTCATGCTCATGCCGTAGGCGCCGGCGGACATGATGGCAAGCAGGTCGCCTTCCATCAAGCACAGATCGCGGTCTTGCGCGAGAAAGTCAGCGGATTCGCACACGGGCCCCACGATTTCCCATGGCTGGGTGGCTCCTTCGCGGCGCTGGACCGGCAGAACGTCGTGCCATGCCTCATACAACGCAGGGCGCAACAAGTCGTTCATGGCGGCGTCCACGACGGCGAAGTTACGAGTTTCGCCGGGCTTCAAATACTCCACTCGCGCCAGCAGGATGCCGGCATTTCCAACCAGGGAGCGGCCTGGTTCCAGAATGATTTTGAGGGACCGGTTTCCCACCGCTTCGGCTATGGCGTTGGCGTACTCCGCCAAGGACAGCGGTGTTTCGTCGCGATAGCGAATGCCCAATCCTCCGCCCAGGTCGAGATGCTCGAGCACGCTGCCTTCGCGGCGTAGCTCATCCACGAGCCCCAGCACTTTCGCGAAGGCGTCGCGAAAGGGGCCGATCTCCGTAATCTGCGAGCCGATGTGGCAATCGATACCCACCACGCGCAAATGCGGCAAGCTCGCCGCCAGGCGGTACAACCGAGGAGCCTCCTTGAACGCGACGCCGAACTTGGAGTCCTTCAATCCCGTTGAGATGTAATGGTGGGTCTTGGGATCCACATCGGGGTTCACGCGCAAACTCACAGGCGCGCGGCGGCCCATTTCACCCGCGACATTATTCAAGCGGCGCAACTCGCTTTCCGATTCGGCGTTGAAACACGCGATACCCGCTTGCAAAGCTTGCTGCATCTCCGCCACTGTCTTGCCCACGCCAGAGAACACGATCTTGGCGGGGTCGCCACCCGCGGCCAGCACGCGCTCCATTTCGCCGCCGGAGACAATGTCGAATCCGCTGCCGAGCTTCGCGAACAAATCGAGTACGGCGAGATTGGAATTGGCCTTGATGGCATAACAGATGAGGTGAGGGAGGCCCTTCAATGCCCGCGCCAGCGCGCCGTCCAGCGCTTGGTAAGCATGCGTCAAGGCAGCGCGGGAATACACGTAGCAAGGCGTGCCGAACTCGTCCGCGATCTTGGACAATGGCACCTCCTCCGCTTGCAGGCCTCGTGGACCGTAGGTGAACGGCTGCATGGCGCCTACTTCTTCTCGGTCTTGTTGGGCTCTTCCGGCGGCGGTAGGTAGAGCGGGCCCTTCATGCCGCAGGCGGCGAGGAAGGTGGTGAGCAGCAACGAAAACACGAGCGCGCGCATGGCCGGAGCAAGTAATTAAATTGCCACCGAGTGTAGCACTACAGGCTCATGTAATGCCGTGTGAGGGCATTGAGTTCGGCGCGGGCCCCGGCGTATCCAGGGCAGAGTTTCTCGACGATGCTCCAGAATTTGGGCGAGTGGTTCATCTCGATGATGTGCGCGGCCTCGTGAGCGACGACATAATCGATCACGGGAGGTGCCGCCTGCATCAAGCGCCAACTCAGGCGAATCTCGCGTTGCGCGTTGCAACTCCCCCAGCGCGAGGTGGCGCTCGACACGAATAGCTTCGGCTTCTTTCTCAGATTGAGTTGCATCGCATAGTGCTCCAGCCGTTGGGCGAAGTGGCTTTGCGCATGGCGTTTGTACCATTTGGCGAGCGCCAGTTTCACGTCAGCGAGTTGCGCGCTACCAGGCAACCGCACCTCCAGGCGGTGGTTGTCCATGAGCAGCACCATTGCGCGCTCTTGCTCCTCCACCACGTCGAGAGTCAATTGCTCGCCAAGATAGTCCACCAGACCGCCGCTTCGCCACGAGCGCGCGGGAGGTGCGTTGGCGCTCCAACTCGCCAGCTTCTTTTGGATCCAATGGGCGCCGTCTTGCAGAACGCGTTCTATGTGCCTGTCCGTGCTTCGCCACGGCGCTTGCACCACCAAGCCCCGGTCATCCACTTGCAGCCCGATGCGCCTGCGCTGCATGCTTCGCTTGAGCAAGTAGGAAATTTCCTTTCCGCCAAGGTGGACTACGCGAGACTCGGAAGGCAGTTTTTCCGGTGGTTTCTTGGGCGGGGCCCTTGGTGGTTTGTGGACCGGTGGCGCCGGTTCCGGCGAGCGCAAAACTTGCCGAAGAAACTCGAAGGGCGCGAACAAATCTAGCTGCAACGGGAACTGCCCAGCTTGCGAACTTCGCTTTCTATCCAGTCTCGAGTCCTTTCATTGATTTCGTTCACGCTCAGCCCCGAGGTATCGATGGGCTTGCCGATGCTCACCGTTATTTTGCCCGGAAACTTGACGAAGGCATTGCGTTGCCACAAGTGCCCGGCATTGTGCGCCACCGGTACCACCGGCGCGCCCGTCTGTTTGGCGAGCCACGCCCCGCCGACCTGGTAATTACCCGTTTCCCCCGGAGGCACGCGTGTTCCCTCGGGAAACACGACGATCCAGAAGCCATCGCGCAAGCGCGCCCGCCCCTGCTCCAGGGTCTGTTTGAGTGCCCTCATGCCAGCTCCGCGGTCGATGGCGATGGGGTTCATCATCGCGAGCCCCCAACCGAAGAAGGGCACCTTCAACAGAGATTTCCTCAGCACCCACACTTGCGGTGGAAAGATCACCTGGAACACCAAGGTTTCCCAGGCCGATTGGTGCTTGGACAATACGATGCTGGGTTCCGAGGGCAGATTGCCGAGCCCGATCACTTCGTAGCGAATGCCGCATATCAGGCGCGCCAACCACACCATCAAGCGCGACCAGGAACTGATGACACGGTAGCGCGTGAGCGGTGAAAAGGGAAAGGTAAGCAGCGCCACGCCGGAGAAGAACACCGTGAGCACCGATTGCAGAGCGAGAAAGAACGCCGAGCGCGAAAGAGTGAAAACGTAGGGCATCAGGCAATAATGGCCCTCACCGCCTCGGCGAGGTCCGCATGGATGCGCGTGGACGGCGGCAGCCCTCCGGCTTCGCGCGATTTCGTGCCTTTACCCGAGAGCACCAGTATCGGTTGCGCGCCCACGGCATCGGAGGCTTGCAGATCGCGCAGGGAATCCCCCACGCTGGGCGCATCCTTCAAGGCGATGTTGAAGCGCCGCCCGATGTCCTCGAGCATGCCCGGCTTGGGCTTGCGGCACGAGCATTGCGCCTCGGCGGGATGCGGGCAATAGAACAGCGCGTCGATGCGCCCGCCGAGCTGGGCGAGCGCGCGGTACATCTTGTCATTGATGGCGTTAAGCGTGGCCATGTCGAACAATCCGCGCCCGATGCCCGATTGGTTGGACGCCACCACCACCCGGTAACCCGAGTGATTGAGCTTGGCGATGGCTTCCAGGGAACCGGGAACCGGCTTCCATTCCTCGGGGCTTTTGATGAACTGGTCGCTATCCTGGTTGATGACGCCGTCGCGATCCAAAATGATGAGCTTCATGCCGCCAGCTTCGAAATATCGGCCACTTGGTTCATCAAGGTCTCCAACTGCGAGAGCAAGGCAAGCCGGTTATCGCGCAAGCTCGCATCCTCGGCCATCACCATGACCTTATCGAAGAAGGTGTCCACGCCGCCGCTAAGGCCGGCCAGCAAGCGCAACGCCTGCGTATAGCTCGCGCTGGCCACCAGCGCGTTCAATTGCGGCGCCAGGGCGTTGACGGCACCGAACAGAGCCCTCTCGGCATCCTCCTGGAAGAGAGCTACATTGCACGTACCGTTCTTGACTTCGGTCTTCTTGAGAATATTGCGTATGCGTTTGTTGGCGGCGGCCAGACTTTGCGCTTCGGGAAACGCGCGGAAAGCGCGCACCGCCTCCATGCGAGGTAACACCTGGTCCATGCGAACAGGGTTTTGGCCCACCACCGCTTCGATCTCGTCCACGGTGAATTCGCGCTCGCGCAAATAACCCCGCAAGCGATCCAGCGCGAAGGGATGAATATCCTGCACGACGCTATCGGCCAGCATCCCTCCGGGGAACTGGCTGCGCGCCACTTGCAGGAGCTCCACGAAATCCAAGGGCAGCGCCTTTTCCACGAGAATGCGCAGAATGCCTAATGCCTGGCGGCGCAAGCCGAAGGGATCGCGGTCGCCCGAGGGTTGCATACCGATGCCGAAGATTCCCACCAAGGTATCGAGTTTGTCCGCCAGCGCCACGGCACAGCCGAGATGATCATCCGGCAGCGAATCGTTGGCGAAGCGCGGGTGGTAGTGGGCCTCGATGGCGCGCGCCACGTCCGCGGACTCGCCATCGTGCAACGCGTAGTACTGCCCCATGATGCCCTGCAACTCAGGAAACTCGCCCACCATGCCGGTGATGAGGTCCGCCTTGCACAAGCGCGCCGCGCGCTCCGCTTTCGTTGCGTCTACTCCAAGCTTCTCCGCGATATGCACAGCCAGCTTGGAGATGCGGTGAACCCTCTCCAGTTGGCTGCCCAACTTGTTGTGATAGACCACTTGTCCCAGACGCTCCGCGCGCTCGGCGAGAGGGGTCTTGCGGTCTTGGTCGAAGAAAAATTTCGCGTCCGACAAACGGGCGCGCAGAACGCGCTCGTTTCCTTGAATGATTTGAGAGGGGTCGTCGGTCTTGAGGTTGCTCACGATCAGAAAGCGGTTCAGCAGCTTGCCAGTTTGCTTATCGAGCAGCGGAAAGTACTTCTGGTGCTGCTTCATGGAGAGGATCAGGCACTCTTGAGGTACCGCTAAGAAGGCTTCGCCAAAGCGGGCCTCGTAAACGATGGGGCCCTCCACCAACGCGGTGACTTCGTTCAGCAAATCCGCCGCTTCGCCCAGTTGCGCTTCGCCCGCGGCGCTGGCGAGCATCGCGTGAATGAGGTCGCGCCTCTTCACGAAACTCGCCACCACGGCGCCACGTTGCGCGAGCGTAGCCTCGTATTGGCTTGCGTGCTCGATCTTGATGCTGCCCTCGCTTAAGAAACGGTGCCCGCGCGTATGCCCTCCAGCGCGCAAACCCAGCACGCTGCCTTCCACCACCTGCGTGCCATGCAACATGATCAATCCGTGCACGGGCCGCACGAACTGGTCTTCGCGGTTGCCCCAGCGCATCATCTTGGGAATGGGAAGTTCCTTGATCGTTTGCTGAACGATACCGGCCAAGTGCGAGGACAAGGCTTCCCCCGCCTTGGTGGACCGAAACACGAAGTGCTCCGCCTTGCCGTCGTTCATGCGCGCGAGTTGTTCCACGGCCACTCCGCACGAACGCGCGAAACCTAGCAGCGCTTGCGTGGGTTTGCCGTCAGCGCCCATTCCCGAACTCACGGCGGGGCCCTTGCGTTCCACGCTGCGTTCGGGTTGGATGCCGGCAACGTCCGCGACCAGCACGCCCAAGCGCCGCGGCGTGGCGAACGGTGTTACCGCGGCTTGCGCGGGCGCAAAACCCAGATCCTTGATGCGTTTGCCAATGCCTTCGGCGAACCGGGCGCCCAAGGTTTGCAGGGATTTGGGCGGCAATTCTTCCGTGAGAAGTTCAACGAGCAATGCGTCTCCCATGAAAAGTCCGCTCAGTTCTTCAGCATGGGAAAACCCAACGCTTCGCGCGAATCGTGGTAGGCCTGCGCCACCAGCCGCGCTAGCACGCGGACCCGGCCAATATAGGCCGCGCGCTCGGTCACGGAGATGGCACCGCGCGCATCCAACAAATTGAAGGTGTGGGAGCACTTCATCACCATCTCGTATCCAGGCAGCGGCAATCCCGCCTCGATGAGGCGTTTGGCTTCGCCCTCGTATTGGTTGAAGTGTTCGAACAACATCCGCACGTTGGAGTGCTCGAAGTTATATTTGGATTGCTCTACTTCGTTCTGGTGGTAGACGTCACCGTAGGTCACACCCTTCACCCAAGCCAGATCGAAAACGTTGTTGACCCCTTGCAAATACATGGTGAGGCGCTCCAAGCCATAGGTGATCTCGCCTAGCACCGGCTTGCACGGCAGGCTGCCCACCTCTTGGAAGTAAGTGAATTGCGTGACCTCCATGCCGTTCAACCACACTTCCCATCCCAAGCCCCAGGCGCCCAAGGTCGGCGATTCCCAATCGTCTTCGACGAAGCGAATGTCGTTTTTCTTGGAGTCTATCCCCAAGGTGATAAGGGATTGCAGATACAACTCCTGAATGTCGTCCGGAGACGGCTTCAACGCCACTTGGTATTGGTAATAGTGCTGCATGCGGTTGGGGTTTTCGCCGTAGCGCCCGTCCTTCGGGCGGCGCGAGGGCTGCACATAAGCCGCCTTCCACGGCTCGGGACCTAGCGCGCGCAGGAAGGTTGCCGTATGAAAGGTGCCAG
The window above is part of the Betaproteobacteria bacterium genome. Proteins encoded here:
- a CDS encoding efflux RND transporter permease subunit is translated as MTLPELSIKRHVLAIMVNAVLVLFGVIAYQRIGMDRLPYVELPNVSVTTTLKGANPAVVDASVTNIIESAINSVPGIEHVQSTSSPGVSTINITFDLSKRIDVAFNEVQAKVNQVLRRLPEDTDPPVVSKAETNTQPILWLALQGDRTQQQLNQYALNVIKKRLETIDGVGEVRLGGRRDRTIRVNLDPARMAALNVTASDLRRAFAQEHVQLPGGFIVGSTTESLVKLDLEYHNLDEMRGLIVAQRESLPVRLSDIAEVEDGLSDNRQLARYSGKGTIGIGVAKVSNTNTVEIAENVLARVENEIIPALPPGFTLSVVSNDAIFILQLVATLKEHLIEGTLLASLVVWLFLRSVRSTLIIATAIPVSLFGAIAVMYFAGFTFNSITMLGLLLLIGVVVDDAIVVLENIYRHRETLDADPISAATNGAREVVFAILATTLSLVCIFTPVIFMSGIVGRFLNSFGVVVVAGVLVSWFVSLTLTPMLCSRYLKVAENEGFVYRKLHRGFERLDRTYRRLLDLALRHRGLVLLIAVAAFASSFYFFAKVGKTLAPDTDESRFNVTLRTPLGSSIQYTEGKIREIEAILDRFKEVHTEFSLIGLGSAGQVNQGYVVARMLPKTQRERSQKEVMGDVQKALGQLPGVRAFAAPQSFVGGGRGERLQFALVGPVLEELGKYATTLQQRLQNEPGIGRTDTDLQLSLPQIVLLPDRTRANALGISTEELAFAVNMLTGGTDIASYSDEPGDGQRYFVRLKAAEAQFTQPADLRKIYLRSKDGTLVRLDSVAQWKEAVGPAVVARLDLQYAANFFNNPTADLGEAVKTVRALAAEILPPGYKIQLIGQAEEFQKTLKYMGFAFGLALVLLYMVLASQFNSFLQPVIIMLAQPLAIVGGVMALWLTGQTLNIYSMIGLILLIGLVAKNSILLVDLTNQQRAEGMGVDDALRDACPIRMRPVLMTSFTIILALLPAALGIGAGAETNQTLSIAVIGGMITSTLLTLVVVPAAYSLIAQGYVPRRWRKNADLFPQK
- a CDS encoding efflux RND transporter periplasmic adaptor subunit yields the protein MLRPPRYFLLVLACAALAACGNRSDGAPKPKGTTATLVTVTQAKQTDLEVWESTVGTVESTIDPKITAEVAGKVSQVLGRAGAAVKQGQLLAVIDPVDLRLTGQAVAAELNRVEVLLKNQGAIVERNKALRQKGFLSQSAVDDAVAQQGALAQQLAVAKAQLAIANGNIGKTRLTAPFDGKIERPLIAQGDYVKIGDPMFEMVSTRILNVYLPFPESLLPLLKVGQKVKLQAPASGALDAEIAEIKAGVGATNRAVSAIVRLKEQVGWHPGSTVNARVSVEVRPGAIVVPEQSVVLRPAGKVVYVVEGNAARQRVVSAGVKQEGWVEILSGLKAGESVVLDGAGFLTDQAPVSVQEKKS
- the lysA gene encoding diaminopimelate decarboxylase, yielding MQPFTYGPRGLQAEEVPLSKIADEFGTPCYVYSRAALTHAYQALDGALARALKGLPHLICYAIKANSNLAVLDLFAKLGSGFDIVSGGEMERVLAAGGDPAKIVFSGVGKTVAEMQQALQAGIACFNAESESELRRLNNVAGEMGRRAPVSLRVNPDVDPKTHHYISTGLKDSKFGVAFKEAPRLYRLAASLPHLRVVGIDCHIGSQITEIGPFRDAFAKVLGLVDELRREGSVLEHLDLGGGLGIRYRDETPLSLAEYANAIAEAVGNRSLKIILEPGRSLVGNAGILLARVEYLKPGETRNFAVVDAAMNDLLRPALYEAWHDVLPVQRREGATQPWEIVGPVCESADFLAQDRDLCLMEGDLLAIMSAGAYGMSMSSNYNSRPRAAEVMVDGTGARLIRAREPVADLYAHEHIR
- the gmhB gene encoding D-glycero-beta-D-manno-heptose 1,7-bisphosphate 7-phosphatase, with the protein product MKLIILDRDGVINQDSDQFIKSPEEWKPVPGSLEAIAKLNHSGYRVVVASNQSGIGRGLFDMATLNAINDKMYRALAQLGGRIDALFYCPHPAEAQCSCRKPKPGMLEDIGRRFNIALKDAPSVGDSLRDLQASDAVGAQPILVLSGKGTKSREAGGLPPSTRIHADLAEAVRAIIA
- the glyQ gene encoding glycine--tRNA ligase subunit alpha codes for the protein MNFQDVILTLQNFWGKQGCALLQPYDMEVGAGTFHTATFLRALGPEPWKAAYVQPSRRPKDGRYGENPNRMQHYYQYQVALKPSPDDIQELYLQSLITLGIDSKKNDIRFVEDDWESPTLGAWGLGWEVWLNGMEVTQFTYFQEVGSLPCKPVLGEITYGLERLTMYLQGVNNVFDLAWVKGVTYGDVYHQNEVEQSKYNFEHSNVRMLFEHFNQYEGEAKRLIEAGLPLPGYEMVMKCSHTFNLLDARGAISVTERAAYIGRVRVLARLVAQAYHDSREALGFPMLKN
- a CDS encoding 1-acyl-sn-glycerol-3-phosphate acyltransferase — encoded protein: MPYVFTLSRSAFFLALQSVLTVFFSGVALLTFPFSPLTRYRVISSWSRLMVWLARLICGIRYEVIGLGNLPSEPSIVLSKHQSAWETLVFQVIFPPQVWVLRKSLLKVPFFGWGLAMMNPIAIDRGAGMRALKQTLEQGRARLRDGFWIVVFPEGTRVPPGETGNYQVGGAWLAKQTGAPVVPVAHNAGHLWQRNAFVKFPGKITVSIGKPIDTSGLSVNEINERTRDWIESEVRKLGSSRCS
- a CDS encoding M48 family peptidase — its product is MLKRSMQRRRIGLQVDDRGLVVQAPWRSTDRHIERVLQDGAHWIQKKLASWSANAPPARSWRSGGLVDYLGEQLTLDVVEEQERAMVLLMDNHRLEVRLPGSAQLADVKLALAKWYKRHAQSHFAQRLEHYAMQLNLRKKPKLFVSSATSRWGSCNAQREIRLSWRLMQAAPPVIDYVVAHEAAHIIEMNHSPKFWSIVEKLCPGYAGARAELNALTRHYMSL
- a CDS encoding glycine--tRNA ligase subunit beta, giving the protein MGDALLVELLTEELPPKSLQTLGARFAEGIGKRIKDLGFAPAQAAVTPFATPRRLGVLVADVAGIQPERSVERKGPAVSSGMGADGKPTQALLGFARSCGVAVEQLARMNDGKAEHFVFRSTKAGEALSSHLAGIVQQTIKELPIPKMMRWGNREDQFVRPVHGLIMLHGTQVVEGSVLGLRAGGHTRGHRFLSEGSIKIEHASQYEATLAQRGAVVASFVKRRDLIHAMLASAAGEAQLGEAADLLNEVTALVEGPIVYEARFGEAFLAVPQECLILSMKQHQKYFPLLDKQTGKLLNRFLIVSNLKTDDPSQIIQGNERVLRARLSDAKFFFDQDRKTPLAERAERLGQVVYHNKLGSQLERVHRISKLAVHIAEKLGVDATKAERAARLCKADLITGMVGEFPELQGIMGQYYALHDGESADVARAIEAHYHPRFANDSLPDDHLGCAVALADKLDTLVGIFGIGMQPSGDRDPFGLRRQALGILRILVEKALPLDFVELLQVARSQFPGGMLADSVVQDIHPFALDRLRGYLREREFTVDEIEAVVGQNPVRMDQVLPRMEAVRAFRAFPEAQSLAAANKRIRNILKKTEVKNGTCNVALFQEDAERALFGAVNALAPQLNALVASASYTQALRLLAGLSGGVDTFFDKVMVMAEDASLRDNRLALLSQLETLMNQVADISKLAA